One window of the Misgurnus anguillicaudatus chromosome 8, ASM2758022v2, whole genome shotgun sequence genome contains the following:
- the LOC129450089 gene encoding uncharacterized protein, which yields MAQTLMIIDTDCGIDDALAILVALAAPNVKILGITCCFGNADVDNVCQNVLRVLSVCGQTQIPVFKGSAGPLVGAVKSLKDHFGTDGLGDVLEDRDSEIWKEQIQNEQAVQAMIRLINENQGEVSLIALGPLTNVALAVRLDPGLPQKLKDLYIMGGNMEGKGNVTPGAEFNFGMDAESAYVVLEEYTCKTHIATWEFTCRSKLSWEFFDELVNQDTSAARFIKKITSKCWAFSRDFGINKKDVFFGKGFVPYDAYAVAACVDSSVITESFESAVRVERQGELARGMMILDPSNTLNKGHRVFLMTKCDLRKFGLMLKKSLQLA from the exons ATGGCTCAAACGCTGATGATAATTGACACGGACTGTGGAATAGATGATGCTCTGGCTATTTTAGTTGCTCTCGCAGCTCCCAACGTGAAGATATTGGGTATCACCTGCTGTTTTGGGAATGCTGATGTGGATAACGTATGTCAAAATGTGCTGCGGGTACTGTCAGTCTGTGGACAAACGCAG ATTCCAGTCTTCAAAGGGTCTGCTGGGCCTCTAGTTGGAGCTGTGAAGTCTTTAAAAGATCACTTTGGCACAGATGGGCTGGGAGATGTTTTGGAGGACAGAGATTCAGAGATTTGGAAGGAGCAGATACAAAACGAGCAAGCTGTTCAGGCCATGATAAGACTGATAAATGAAAACCAGGGAGag GTGTCCCTCATAGCTCTTGGTCCGTTGACTAACGTGGCTTTGGCTGTAAGATTAGATCCCGGTCTGCCTCAAAAACTCAAGGATCTGTACATTATGGGTGGTAATATGGAAG GTAAGGGAAATGTGACACCAGGGGCAGAATTTAATTTTGGAATGGATGCAGAATCAGCATACGTAGTTTTGGAGGAATATacctgcaaaacacacattGCAACTTGGGAGTTTACTTGCAGAAGCAAATTATCTTGG GAATTTTTTGATGAGCTGGTAAATCAGGATACATCAGCTGCTCGATTCATAAAGAAGATAACATCAAAGTGCTGGGCATTCTCTAGAGACTTTGGCATTAACAAAAAAGATGTCTTTTTTGGGAAGGGGTTTGTGCCCTATGATGCTTATGCTGTTGCGGCTTGTGTAGACAGCAGTGTTATTACAGAGAGTTTTGAAAGCGCTGTACGTGTGGAGAGGCAAGGCGAACTGGCACGAGGCATGATGATTTTGGATCCATCCAATACACTGAACAAGGGCCATCGTGTTTTTTTGATGACGAAATGTGACCTTCGAAAGTTTGGCTTGATGCTTAAAAAATCTTTACAGTTAGCATAG
- the LOC129450690 gene encoding basic immunoglobulin-like variable motif-containing protein, with the protein MPNTVESEGAKVSASTDQEAPSRAPGREDERSFLSTLTRDALRARRASSAELQLPWTCPVTHSREKFYTVCSDYALLNRARPIATSEDVPTANADCGTTLVKPNTASSSQGHSGGLSLSLDGNCDMEVTSSNKPVLAWEIDTSDFDAVLTRKSKTSNLKKSNSKKMKSSDRQSRNLQDLPPQASLEDIKQRKVLDLRRWYCISRPQYKTSCGISSLVSCWNFLYSTLGAGSLPPISQEEALHILGFQPPFEDIKFGPFTGNATLMRWFRQINDNFRVRGCSYILYKPHGKHKTAGETADGALMKLTQGLRDESMAYIYHCQNHYFCPVGYEATPLKATKAYRGALALNEMEHWILIGEPSRKHPAIHCKKWADIVTDLNTQNPEYLDIRHIERGIQYRRTKKVGGNLHCLMAFQRVNWQKLGPWALNLENLRHDLHHQDQEHRSQAPTDDAFEERAVKRLGRSLSTGNQKLDSGWKRLSNTAEYRHRGSPDSDQDEDITD; encoded by the exons ATGCCTAACACTGTGGAAAGTGAAGGCGCCAAGGTATCTGCTAGTACTGATCAGGAGGCCCCATCACGGGCCCCGGGCAGAGAGGATGAGCGCAGCTTCCTGAGCACTTTGACACGTGACGCGCTGAGGGCTCGACGGGCATCTAGCGCAGAGCTCCAGCTTCCATGGACCTGCCCTGTAACACATTCTCGGGAGAAGTTTTACACCGTCTGCTCGGACTACGCGCTGCTTAATCGAGCCCGACCCATCGCCACATCTGAAGATGTGCCGACTGCCAATGCAGACTGCGGGACAACGTTAGTCAAGCCCAATACTGCTTCCTCCTCCCAGGGTCACTCTGGGGGATTAAGCTTGTCGTTAGATGGGAACTGTGATATGGAAGTGACATCCAGCAACAAGCCTGTGCTGGCATGGGAGATTGACACCTCGGATTTTGATGCGGTTCTAACCCGAAAATCCAAAACAA GTAATTTAAAGAAATCAAACTCTAAGAAAATGAAATCATCAGACAGGCAAAGCAGAAACCTTCAAGATCTGCCACCACAAGCTTCTCTGGAGGACATCAAACAGAGAAAAGTCTTGGACCTCCGTAGATG GTACTGCATCAGTCGTCCCCAGTATAAAACATCATGTGGAATCTCTTCACTGGTCTCCTGCTGGAACTTTCTCTACAGTACTTTAGGAGCAGGCAG TCTTCCACCTATTTCTCAAGAAGAGGCCCTGCATATACTTGGTTTCCAGCCTCCATTTGAAGACATCAAATTCGGACCATTCACAGGCAATGCCACTTTA aTGCGATGGTTCAGACAAATCAACGATAATTTCCGTGTCCGAGGATGCTCGTATATTCTGTACAAACCTCATGGGAAGCACAAGACAGCAGGAGAGACAG CCGACGGGGCTCTGATGAAGCTGACCCAGGGCCTCAGAGATGAATCCATGGCCTACATTTACCACTGTCAAAATCACTACTTCTGTCCTGTGGGCTATGAAGCTACACCACTAAAAGCAACCAAAGCATACAG GGGAGCACTTGCTCTCAATGAGATGGAACACTGGATTCTGATTGGTGAACCAAGCAGGAAACATCCTGCAATCCACTGTAAAAA GTGGGCAGATATTGTGACAGATCTGAACACTCAAAACCCAGAATACTTAGACATTCGCCATATAGAAAGAGGCATTCAGTATCGTAGAACCAAGAAG GTAGGTGGCAATCTGCATTGCCTCATGGCATTCCAGAGAGTAAACTGGCAAAAGTTGGGACCGTGGGCGCTGAATCTGGAAAATTTGAGACATGATCTCCACCATCAGGATCAAGAGCACAGAAGCCAAGCACCAACAGATGACGCTTTTGAGGAAAGAGCAGTAAAACGTCTGGGCAGGTCCCTTAGCACAGGAAACCAGAAGTTAGACAGTGGTTGGAAGCGTTTGTCCAACACGGCAGAGTATAGGCACAGAGGGTCTCCAGATAGTGACCAAGATGAAGACATAACTGATTAA
- the pars2 gene encoding probable proline--tRNA ligase, mitochondrial, giving the protein MDILIHKLPTLLSRTFFRALKRSHTCATHTSPPVCASSKPVIPIPLVSRLFQPSNLREGQEGGDLTCRSQRLMLQTGLIHPSNPGCFYYLPVALRSMEKLVRLIDEEMHAIGGQKIDMPALCSAELWKTSGRWELMGKEMFRLQDRHNAEYCLGPTHEEAVTELFASQSSVSYKKLPLLLYQVTRKFRDEQKPKFGLLRGREFYMKDMYSFDISEEAALETYQSVCRAYGRLLDRLGLKWVQVQAATGNIGGTLSHEFQLPADIGEDRLVVCKNCGFSANVETVEPGQTECSQCETGTLTETRGIEVGHTFYLGTKYSQMFKASFVNALNEPLVAEMGCFGLGVTRILAASVEVLSSEEAIRWPGLIAPYQVCVVSPKKGSKAHEATKMAEDLAQSLSHSLANLRGEVVLDDRNQMTIGKRLKDARILGYPYVVVVGQKALDDLPMFEVICQQSGETMFLSKDGLVELLSGVETI; this is encoded by the exons ATGGACATATTGATTCACAAACTTCCAACCCTGCTGTCCAGGACTTTTTTCAGAGCATTAAAAAGAAGCCACACATGTGCCACCCACACTTCTCCCCCTGTCTGTGCTTCATCCAAACCAGTAATCCCAATACCACTTGTGTCTCGTCTCTTCCAGCCTTCCAACCTCCGGGAAGGTCAGGAGGGAGGAGACTTGACATGCCGCAGCCAGAGACTGATGCTGCAGACAGGACTGATCCATCCATCCAATCCTGGTTGCTTCTACTACTTACCAGTAGCCCTGAGATCCATGGAGAAGCTGGTCCGCCTCATTGATGAGGAGATGCATGCGATCGGTGGGCAGAAAATTGACATGCCAGCATTGTGCAGTGCAGAACTTTGGAAGACGAGTGGACGCTGGGAGCTCATGGGAAAAGAGATGTTTAGGTTGCAGGATCGGCACAATGCGGAATACTGTCTTGGGCCGACTCATGAAGAAGCAGTTACAGAGCTTTTTGCTTCACAGAGCTCAGTATCCTATAAAAAGCTCCCACTTCTGCTGTACCAG GTAACACGTAAATTCCGTGACGAACAGAAGCCAAAGTTTGGGCTTTTACGGGGACGGGAATTTTACATGAAAGACATGTATTCGTTTGACATAAGTGAGGAGGCAGCCCTTGAAACGTACCAGTCTGTGTGTCGAGCCTACGGACGCCTGCTTGACCGATTGGGCTTGAAGTGGGTGCAGGTTCAGGCTGCCACCGGCAACATAGGGGGCACACTATCCCACGAATTTCAGCTACCAGCAGACATCGGTGAAGACCGATTGGTTGTCTGTAAAAACTGCGGCTTTTCTGCCAACGTTGAAACTGTGGAACCAGGACAGACTGAATGCTCACAGTGCGAAACTGGCACATTGACTGAAACCAGAGGCATTGAAGTGGGGCACACTTTTTACCTTGGCACAAAATATTCACAAATGTTTAAGGCCTCGTTTGTTAATGCATTAAATGAGCCTCTGGTGGCAGAAATGGGCTGTTTTGGACTGGGCGTCACTCGAATCCTTGCCGCCTCTGTAGAGGTACTGTCATCTGAGGAGGCTATACGCTGGCCTGGGTTAATTGCTCCTTATCAAGTGTGTGTCGTTTCACCCAAAAAGGGAAGCAAGGCACATGAAGCCACAAAAATGGCTGAGGATCTGGCTCAAAGCTTGAGCCACAGTCTAGCCAATCTAAGAGGGGAGGTGGTCCTGGATGACAGGAATCAGATGACCATTGGTAAAAGACTAAAGGATGCTAGGATTCTGGGGTATCCGTATGTGGTGGTGGTAGGGCAGAAAGCTTTGGATGATCTCCCCATGTTTGAAGTCATTTGTCAACAAAGCGGAGAAACCATGTTTCTTAGTAAAGATGGGCTGGTGGAACTTTTGAGCGGAGTTGAAACCATCTAG